In the genome of Triticum urartu cultivar G1812 chromosome 5, Tu2.1, whole genome shotgun sequence, one region contains:
- the LOC125510818 gene encoding protein FAR1-RELATED SEQUENCE 5-like, which yields MGVFCAKMTNTQRSESANHLLKEYVPPGCPMHLFLKQFEKLQFDRQSEESFQEKRTPLSGVSLRFNLPLERHASKVYTKAMFETFGEELYKCGAHVLDEIVPRRIYKSTHVEAANREKWSKVQFKIEVNEDESFFSCECGMFEHSGLVCCHTLQVMVHFRLAKIPEKHIMKRWTRQARDILPEHLVRYQKDRGPPASDTFRHQTMYMKALECVVLGDSNVECYEVFMSMMKEVHATLLPLSVEKDGLGLAEREKQQLLVASATEGAI from the exons ATGGGTGTCTTCTGTGCTAAAATGACGAACACACAAAGGAGTGAGAGCGCAAATCACCTGCTGAAGGAGTACGTGCCTCCAGGATGTCCAATGCATCTATTCCTCAAGCAGTTTGAGAAGCTTCAATTTGACCGACAATCCGAAGAAAGCTTCCAGGAGAAAAGAACACCACTG AGTGGTGTATCTCTTAGATTTAACCTTCCGTTGGAGAGGCATGCTAGCAAAGTTTACACGAAGGCCATGTTTGAGACGTTTGGTGAAGAGTTGTACAAATGTGGTGCACATGTACTGGATGAGATTGTTCCTAGGAGGATTTATAAGTCGACACATGTTGAAGCAGCGAACAGAGAGAAATGGAGTAAAGTCCAGTTCAAAATTGAAGTCAATGAGGATGAAAGTTTTTTCAGCTGCGAGTGTGGCATGTTTGAACATTCTGGCCTAGTGTGCTGCCATACTTTGCAG GTGATGGTTCACTTCCGTTTGGCAAAAATACCTGAGAAGCACATAATGAAGCGCTGGACAAGACAAGCTCGTGACATTCTCCCGGAACACTTGGTCAGGTACCAGAAAGACAGAGGGCCTCCTGCTAGTGATACATTCAGGCACCAGACTATGTACATGAAAGCACTTGAGTGTGTGGTGCTTGGTGACAGCAATGTTGAATGTTATGAAgttttcatgagtatgatgaaggAGGTCCATGCTACTTTGCTGCCTTTGAGTGTAGAAAAGGATGGTTTAGGGCTCGCAGAGCGAGAGAAGCAGCAACTTTTGGTAGCCAGTGCTACAGAGGGGGCGATCTAG